In Mycobacteriales bacterium, the DNA window GGGGGGTGGGCTACCCGAGGGATTCGCCGTTGAGCGCTCGGACCGGCTCGGCCTGGCGATCGTCAAGACGCTGGTCGAGAGCGAACTCGATGGCGTCCTGCGCCTCCGTCGGCGCGAAGGCGGCGGCACGATCGCCGTGATCGAGCTGCCTCGGTCAGCGGGTGAAGCCTCGGGCTGATGCGGCTAGGCCGTACTGATCCGGCTAGGCCTACTGATTCGGGCTATGCCGTGCGCAGGGCGCTGTGGACCCGGCGGCGCTTGAGCGCGCGCCGCTCGTCCTCGTCGAGGCCGCCCCAGACGCCGGCATCCTGCCCGCTGTCGAGGGCCCAGATCAGGCACTCTTCGATCGCGTCGCAGCGCTGGCACACGGCCTTGGCCTCGTCCACCTGGCGCAGGGCCGGCCCGGTGGTGCCGATCGGGAAGAACAGCTCCGGATCCTCGTCCCGGCAGGCGGCCCGGTGTCGCCAATCCATCCCGTCGTCCTTCCGTCGCGGCTCGCCCGCAGGTCTGCCGGTGGTGTGGCTACCCCGCTTGCCTGTTCGCAACACTTTGTGAACAGTTTCACGAAGTGGTCCGGACCACTCCGATCGTCAATTGACGACCGGATTCCTGCGACGCTATTGCCTTGCCGCAGGGCTGTCCAGAGCCGCTTCGACGCTAGGTCGTCGACCGGATGCGATCAAGGCGACACAGACGGAATGTCCGGATCCGTCGTGTGGGAAAGGTCACACCGCCACGCTCAGGCGACGACCCGCAGCGCTCCCGGCACCGAGCGGAAGACGGCCCCGACCGCCTCGCCGAGATAGTCGCCGTCGACCTCGAGCGGCAGGGCCACCTCCGAGGTGAGCCGGAACTGGGCGAGGTCGGTGAACACCTCGGTGCACCGGCCCCGGATACCGCGCTCGGTGAGCATGCCGCTGGCTGCCCACAGGGTTCCTGGTAGCCGCATCCGCCGCATCGCGACCAGGTCCAGGCCGGAGTCGAAGGTGACGTCGGGGGTGAGGACGATCGGTCGGGAGCGGAAGTAGGTCCAGGGCGCGGTGTTCGCGACGATTCCGAGGAACAGCCCCGGAACCGGGTCGGCCCCTGGGCGCTCGAGCGTCAGCGCCGGGTTGCGGCGGTCCATCGCGTAGAAGCTGCGCAGCGTGGCGCGCGCGTAGCGGCTCGGGGTGGGTGCGCGACCCTTCTGCCGCGCTCGTTCGACCCGGCGGACCGCGTCCGCGTCGATGCC includes these proteins:
- a CDS encoding ATPase, whose protein sequence is GGGLPEGFAVERSDRLGLAIVKTLVESELDGVLRLRRREGGGTIAVIELPRSAGEASG
- a CDS encoding WhiB family transcriptional regulator, translating into MDWRHRAACRDEDPELFFPIGTTGPALRQVDEAKAVCQRCDAIEECLIWALDSGQDAGVWGGLDEDERRALKRRRVHSALRTA
- a CDS encoding diacylglycerol kinase family protein, with amino-acid sequence MHALLVVNPKATATSERERDILCRALGSDLKLDVVQTNHRGHAIELGRQAAESGLDLVVVLGGDGTINEIVNGLLGPGLEPAPDTPALAVVPGGSTNVFSRALGIANDPVVATSELLDSLRAGRSRRIGLGRVDERWFTFTAGLGIDADAVRRVERARQKGRAPTPSRYARATLRSFYAMDRRNPALTLERPGADPVPGLFLGIVANTAPWTYFRSRPIVLTPDVTFDSGLDLVAMRRMRLPGTLWAASGMLTERGIRGRCTEVFTDLAQFRLTSEVALPLEVDGDYLGEAVGAVFRSVPGALRVVA